The Lacticaseibacillus rhamnosus DNA window TTTTTGTTGGCAAAAGACAATCCGATATCATTTAGCTTTAGCATGATGCCACCTCTCTCTTTTTCGGGTGCCGTTTGTGAGTCAGGCAAAATATAACAACTTCAAGTACGACTATCACACTCAGAATCATGATCAACCCGAACACGAAGGTCATTTGGGTCGTCTCATACCTGAAGTTTTGAAAGCCCACCACCAACCGGCCGATATTGAAGTAACTCGGCAACAAGTATAACGAGTTGTGATTAATGGCGACTAAGCCGGGTAGAAAATAAAGACTTTCGCTAACTATCAACAGGATTGTCACCGCCAAACTGGCAAACTCACTTTTTAAAATTACCTGTAAGACAACCTGCAGACGAATGATCATCCATACGCTTAACAGTAAAAGAATAAAGGCTTCCATCATAAACTGGCCAAGTGAAATCGTGCTGAAAGTAAGCCCTTCATACACCGGTATCGGTAGGGACAAACTACCGAGGCCGAACTTGATCATGTTAAACGGTAATAAGATGGCCAAAAAGCCAAGTAACAAGCCGCCACTCATCAGTAACGCTGACAGAGACTTGTCATTGAGCATGGCCCAAGTTGTTAACGGGAAGTTTTTCAAAATCGATTGTTTCTTGCGATCTCTTGTCACTAAATCTGTACTGATCATCGCCGTCACAAGCAATAACGACAACGCCAGTCCATAAAATAACGCGCGTTGCAGCTGCTGTAAGGCTGTTTGTTGATTAATCATCGCTGCCGTGACACTATTGTTTGGCATATGTGCATATTGACGCAACCGAGTCCGCGCCTCTAAATTCCAATAATGGCCATTACGGTTCTGATTGCCTGAACCTGCATCGCGGACCACAGTCGGATCACTGTAATATTGCAGCGGATAACTAAGCCACGGTTGCCCTTGTAGCACTAGGCGATCGGTAAGCGCTAATTCATCAGCCATTGATGCTGCCACCTGATTGTATTTGCCTTGCCCAGCCGCTTTCAACTGCGCGCGTTCATCTTTCATAAACTGAGGGACATAGGTACCAGCGTTGGCAATGGTCGGATAGTTAGGAAATGCCGGATTGAAGGATTTCATGAATTTCGCATTTTTCTGGTACTTAGCGGTCACCTCCTGGCGTGAAAAGTTTTCCAAGGTGCCATTTGCAGGTAAGTACTGATAGCAGAACCAAAAACTCCATAGCAAAAAAATTAAGCACGCGCCCCAATTTTTCTTACTGAGGAGATTTTGTTTGATTTGAAAGGCTATGTATGAACGATTACGACTCATTTTTTGCACGCCCCCACCTTGAAATCACGAATAAAATACCCATCAGCCAGATTAACATCATCCCCAAACCTGTCACCCAACCAATGGGCAGATGATCGTTTATTAGAAAATGGCCTGAATACACATTAGCAATGCTTAAATAAGGTAGCGGTGTTAAATAGAAGACTGCTGGCAACGATGGACTGAATGTCACGATGGTTAACACGACAACCAAAGCGAGGAGTGTCGCATAGAAACTTCCGATCAGTCGATTCAACCAAATGGCTACAACCGACATCAATACTGTGAGCACAACTGCATAGACCGCAATCAGTAAGCCGGCAAGCCAACTGGGAACCGTGGTGATTTTGTTTATCAAGGTAAAAGCGGTTGGATAGTTCCAGTCCCCGAAACCGATAACGATTCCTAAAAGTATTAATCCCACAACCGGCAGAACAAAGAACAGTCCGATACTTAATTGAAAGTTTGCTTTGACGTGGGCCGCCATTTTACCAAGAAAATGAACCGGCATGTTCCTCAAAACACTTTGGTGCTCAAGTTCTACTAACCATGAATCTCCGACTAAATAGGCGATTAAAAAGGGTGCGCACACAGCGATGGCCTGAAATAATAAGGCGCCATAGTCACTGGCAGTCTTGATGGCAACCCGCGGCGAACCTTGAACTTGTTGTAACTTTCTGGCAACCGCGAGCTTCCCCGTCACGGCTTCTTTGGTTGGGATTAATAGTCCGCTAGCACCGGCAAAATCAAGGGAATAACTTTTAAGTTGCGCCTGAGCCAATTCAACCTGCCCATTAAGAATCATGCTGGCATCATGGACGAGTAAGCCACTATCAATCTTGCCGGTTCCTGAAAGTTGCTCATTCAACGCCTGCACCATTTTTCCTTGTTTGCTGGTTTTCGAATAGCTTTGGGCATCATAGCGTAAATAACTCGATTGCACCGACTGCTGAATCCTAAATGTCTCAATCTTTAAATCGGCAATCTGCTGAAATTTAGCAACCCAAAACAAGCCAATCACTAGAAAAACCATAAAAAGTTCGCCTACCAGGTTTTTCTGATTCAGCATCACTTGCTTTTGAAAAAAGGCGCTTAACTGTTTCATCTTAGATGCCTCTCTGTTCACCCGTTTTTGCTTTCTCTGGTCAAAACTTTACTCAAAGTAAAATTCTGTGAGTTGCTTTAACATACCAAATCAATAGGTCCACATATTTTGAGTATATTGATAAAATATGAGCCCAGCAAAAACCAGCTATTTCTTTACTAGTTCATACCTTCTATTCTCTTTATCCATTGATTAGTACATGATGAGCTTTACATTACATTAAAATGAGGCCGCCATCAAGTAAGAGCTCAAATTAATCGTGCATCACATCCGCCATAACGCGCTCCCCGACGCAGGTCCCTACATGTAAGGGCCTTCCTTTACTCCTATAACGCGCTCCCCGGCGCAGGGATCTGCATGTAAGGACCTCAGGCGCAATGGCCAAGACCGGGCCATCACGCCTGAGGCCACTTACACTCCGATCCCTAACCGCGCCGGCTCGCGCTTACCAAAAAAGCCAAAGCACCTCAGCCTTCAAAAAAACTGGGTACCTTGGCTTATTAAACCCGCATCAATGAGTGTGAACTTTTGCAGCGATTTGTTTGCCGAAATCTGTTTGATCAAAATGTTCGATAATATCCTTAAGCTCGGCATACCGCAGACTAGCGCCGAACAACGGACTTCCCGGTTCGGTCATAATGCCGTCTGCTAATCGGTTATGAACAACCGTGTCAAAGCCCATTCGATCAACAAAGGCAGCTACTTGATCAACAGCAGCGGGATCATCACCGGTCACAAACAGCGCCTTGCGTTTTGGATTCCCTTTAGGCCGCGCTTCTTCTTGCAGGTTATGATAGCCCATATGGTTGAAGGTTTTGACAATTTTGGCACCTTTAAAATAGGCTTGAACCTGTTCACTCGAGGTGGTCGTTGGATCTAACACTTCTTCACGAATACCGTCTGTTTCCCACCAGTAATTCATCGCATCAATGACTAAATGACCTTTGAGTAAGTCTGCATCAATATTTTTATACCGGCTTAACGGGATTGCTAAAATGATCAAGTCACTGTTAGCCACCACCTCGGCATTTTCGGAAGCAATCGCGTCGGGGACGAGGGTTTTGATGGTTAAGGCGATTTTTTTGACTGCGCCTGAGCCGGAAATCCGGACAGTATAACCGGCATCTAAGGCTAAACCAGCGAGAACGATGCCGACTTTACCAGCACCAAGAATGCCTATACGTTGAATCGCCATTATTTCACCGCCGCCTTTTCTGCTAGAATTTCTTTAACCCGCGGGATGACTTTCGTGCCATACAACTCAATCATGCGTTCACGCTGAGCCGCAGTTTGGTTACCGGCGCCGTAAACAAGGTCAAAGCGGCCCAAATCCAGCAGATCAATTGTTTCTGCCATGCGCCGCGCCACGGTTTCCGGATTGCCGACATAGAAGGAGCCCACTTTGGTTTCACCATCGAATTGTTCGCGACTCATCGGTGCCCAGCCGCGAGTTAAGCCAATGCGGTCAAAATTGGCTTTGATATTCTTAAAGGCGACTTCAATTGCTTCATCTTCGTCATCGGCAATAAAGCCATGAGAGTGGACGGCGATTGGGAATTCGGGTTTGCCGAGCTCCTTTGCGGCAGCATGGTACAGCTGAATATATGGCTTAAACCGACTCGCCTGACCGCCAATAATCGCGATGATCACTTTATAGCTGAAGTTAACCGCCCGAATGACAGATTCCGGTGAGCCGCCGATACCAATGTATGTCTCCAGTTTGCCGTTTTCTGTTTTGGGATAAACTTCCTGATTCTTCAAAGCAGCGCGGAATTTTCCTGACCAGGTTACCGCTTTTTCATTGCGCAAGGCATCGTACAAGCCAAGTTTTTCGTTGAACAAGTCGTCATAGTCGGTCAAATCGTAGCCAAATAACGGAAAGGATTCGGTGAATGATCCGCGGCCCAACATTACTTGCGCGCGCCCGTTAGACAAAGCATCTAAAGTTGCAAAGCGCTCATAAACCCGAACCGGATCATCGGAACTGAGCACCGTGACCGCCGTGGCAAGCTTAATTTGCTTGGTAACTGTCGAAATTGCTGCCAAAACCGTTTCCGGACTTGAAACGCTATAATCCGGGCGATGATGTTCGCCCACTCCGAAAACCTGAATGCCTAATTCGTCAGCCAGTTGACCTTCACGCACAATCTGTCGAATCGAGGCCGCAGCCGTTTGTAAACTGCCATCTTCATTCGCCACAATGTCACCAAACGTCTCCAGCCCAAACTGTAAATGCTCAATGTCTACCATCAAAAATGCCTCCCAAACGATAATACTTACTTTTTGTAAGTCGATAATCGTATCATAGCCTTTTTTCTGGCGGGTGGCAAGCTTTCACACAGATATTCATACGAGGATGTGCCAATAAATTGCTCAGAGACGCAAAAAAAGTCCGATCATCGTGCGACGGTCATTAGCCAATATTGACAATGACCCGCTGCGTAACCGGACTTTTTAAATGAAGTCACATCTGAAAACTTATTCTTTTGGTTTCGGTCGACGTTCCAAGTGGCGCCGCATTTTATCGAGCAAGAAGAGTTGATCATTATTCCATGGGCTATTACGGCGAGCTAGATGCGCCGCGTAACTGGACGTATCATGGTTGAATTCACGTTCCGAGCGTTGCACTTCCTTGAGAAAGTCGCGCGAACTGATGCGTAAGGCACCACGGGAAAAGACCGTCCACTGCTCTGCTTGATCACTGGTGACCACGACCAGCTGCACCAGCGGCGAGTTCATCTCCTGAGCGAGTCGTTCGATATAGCTGTCGGCAGTTTCGTCTTCTTTCGTGAAAACCACTTGCAAGTCCCACTTGGCGTAACTTTTACCGATTCCCGGAACATACATGGCATCGAAAACCACAATCATTTTCGCATTTTCATGACTGCGGTATTCAGCCAGAATATCCAGTAAGCGATCACGGGCGACATCGAAATGATCTTCTGCTTTCAACTTGGCGAGTTCAGGCCAGTTACCGATGACGTTATAGCCATCCACAATCATAATATGTTCGCGCATTTACTTACCCTCATGGCGACTGGCAAAAGCTTGATACATCAAGATGCCCGCCGCAACACTCGCGTTAAGGCTCTGCACGTGACCGACCATGGGAATGGCAATGGTGGCATCCATCAATTTGGCAATTCCCGGCGAAATACCTTTGCCTTCATTGCCGATGACTAACGCCGTGCTGCCTTTTGCGTCCCACTGGCGATAATCCTGCCCGTCCATGGCGGTGCCAAAAATCCACATGCCGCGATCTTTCAAGATTTTGATGGTTTGCGCTAGGTTCGTGACCCGCGCAACCGGCACATATTCGATCGCCCCAGTGCTGACTTTGGCCACGGCACTGGTCAAACCGACTGCCCGATGCTTTGGGATAATAATGCCATGCACCCCGCTCGCATCAGCCGTTCGCAAAATCGAGCCGAGATTGTGCGGATCTTCCAAGTTATCCAGCAATAAGAAGAACGGATCTTCCCCTTTATCTGCCGCGTGCTTAAACAGATCGTCCAATGTTGCGTAAGCATATGGCGTCATCGCCAAGAGAACCCCTTGATGATTGCCGTGGTCACTCATGAGATCAAGTTTTTGCTTTGGAGCCGTGGCGACTAAGATCTTCTTCTTTTGCGCCATGCCGACAAGATGCTGAATCGGTTCGCTTTTTAGATCGGTCTGGACAAACAGCTTGTTGATGGTGGCTGCGGTTCCCGCCTTGAGTGCGGCTTCAACTGCATGGCGCCCGAAGACGAATTCATCTGGCTCGTGTTCATTATTTGGTGCTTGCGGCTGTTTTGCCATGACCCGTCTTCCCTTCTTCAACGTATTGGATACACCATGCGGCTAGCTCGGCAACGCGATTATCGCGGCCTTCAAGATGCAAGTAACCAAACAGTGCTTCAAATCCTGTCGAGATGCGATACGTGACCACATCCGTATGTTTGGCATGGGTGTAACTTTTGGCATTGCGCCCATGCTTGAAAACTTCTGTCTCTTCGGCACTTAACAAATCCGCCGTCTGCATCCCGGCAATCAACGCCGCTTGTGCCTTGGCGGAAACAAAATCCTTGGCTGCTCGTTGCAAGGCTGCCGGGCGCACCAGCCCGCGTTTGAGTAAGTGTTCCCGAATATAGACTTCATAAACTGCATCGCCTAGATAGGCCAGTGCAATCCCGTTCAATTGTTTTGGATCAAATGTCATTTTCTGCGCCACCGTGTCCCTTGAGGAGTGTCTTCCAAAATAATCCCTTGTGCTGCCAGCTGATCGCGAATCTCATCACTCTTGGCAAAATCCTTCGCCGCGCGCGCCGCATCCCGAGCCTTCACCAAGGCGTCAATATCCGCATCCAGATTGGTCGGGTCGGTGAAAACAACCCCGAAAATCTGCAGCCAAGCGTCATACTGATTCAGGAGATCATTGACACTTTCCTGTTTGACGGTATCTTCATTGGCATATTCATTCAACAATTTGGCAAGATCAAATAGCACAGTCAGGCCATTTTGCACGTTCACATCATCGTCCATTGCAGCAATGAAACGGTCTTTTAAGGTTTTAAGCTCAGCAGTGATCTGTGCATCAACGCCGTCAGCAGCATTGGCACGGCGATAGACCAAGTTTTCCCGGGCAATTTTCAAACGATTTAAGCTATTAGCAGCATTCTTTAAATTCGCCTCTGAATACCGAATCGGCATCCGATATTGCGTCCCCGCCATGAAGAAACGTAAAACCTGGGGATCGACCGTTTTGAGAATATCATGGACCGTAATAAAATTACCCAGCGACTTGCTCATTTTCTGGTCATCTTCGCCAATGGTCACAAACCCGTTGTGCATCCAATAACGCACAAACTGCTTGCCGGTTTTGGCCTCACTTTGGGCAATTTCGTTTTCATGGTGCGGAAATTCAAGATCCTGACCGCCGCCGTGAATATCAAATGTATCCCCAAGGAGTTGGGTACTCATAACCGAGCATTCGATGTGCCAACCTGGCCGCCCTTTACCCCATGGTGAGTCCCAACTGATTTCACCGGGTTTAGCAGCTTTCCACAAGGCAAAATCGATTGGATCTTCTTTCTTGTCCAGCTCTTCTTGTGTGATATGCTGACTGGCACCTTCTTCGAGTTCATCAACATTTTGATGGGATAACTCGCCGTAATGTTTGAATTTACGGGCGCGATAGTAAACATCCCCATCAACCGCATATGCATAGCCTTTTGCAATTAAATCCTGGACGAAATCGACAATATCCGGGATCATCTGACTGGCACGCGGATGCGCCGTCGCCGGTTCGATGCCAAGCGCAGTGGTATCCTCCATGAACGCATCAATAAATCGTTGTGCCAGATCAAGGGGGGCTTCTCCGGTTTTGTGTGCAGCGGTGATAATTTTATCATCGACATCAGTGAAATTCGAAACATAGGTGACCTTAAATCCGCGATATTCAAAATAACGGCGGATTGTATCGAACGCAATGGCACTGCGCGCGTTACCGATGTGGATGTAATTATAGACAGTCGGGCCGCAGACATACATTCGGATTTCTCCGGGATGCAAGGGTTTAAACGGCTCTTTTTGTCGCGACATCGTATTATATAGCGTTAACATCGGCTCATATCCTTCCTGTAGCGTCTTACCTGCATTTTACAGGAAACAGCAGCGTTTATAAAGGAACGTGACGCGTTGTTTCACAGTTTTTCATCAAAAAACGGCGTCCGGATATGATCAACCGGCGCGGCTGCATTTAATCAATCTTCCGCTTTGGATTCAAAATGTTTAACGGATCAAACAAGTCTTTGATGCGATGTTGAAGCTCGTCAACGGCAAATCCAAGCTCTTCATTGTTCCATTGATTCTTGCTCATCCCCACGGCATGTTCGCCGGAAATTGTTCCGCCTAGTGCAAGAGCTTTGCGAAACATCAAGCGAATTGCCTGCAGGGCTTCTTTTGGCGGTTCAACTTGATCGGCTGGCCAAATGACGGTTGGGTGAACATTGCCATCGCCTGCGTGTCCGGCGGTGTAGATTTCAACGTTTAACTCTTTGGCGACCGCCGCAATATAGTCCATCATTTCCGGAAGCTTGGAAAGTGGCACGGCCATGTCTTCCATGATGTGCTGACCGTTTGCAAACACAGCAGGCAACATGTCTTGGCGCAGTTTGATGATCGCGGCTGATTCAGCGGGATCACTGGTCACCTGAATGTTTTTAGCGTGGTCAGCGGTTAATATTTTCTCGGCAATTTTCAAGCTTGCCTCACCACCAGTATCCAGGCGGAAAATGAGCATAGCTTCGGCGCCTTCTGCATAATGCGTGCCTTCATAACGATCTAGTGCTGCCACCGTTAACCCATCCAGCGCCTCCAGTGTCACCGGATAAATACCGGACAGCCGCAAATCCTCGACCCCTTTGGCTAAAGCGGTCATATTGTCAAAATACGCCACGCCGACAACCGGAGTGCCAACCGGAATCGGATTTAACTTGACGGTAATTTCCGTGATGATCCCCAGCGTTCCTTCAGAGCCGACAAAAAGATGGGTTAAATCATAACTGAAGGCATGCTTATAAGTACGCCCGCCAAGCTTGATTTCACGTCCATCTGCCAGCACCACTTTTAGTCCTAGCACGTTGTCACTGGTAGTGCCATATTTCACCGTGCTCATGCCACCTGCATTCGTTGCAACATTCCCGCCAATGCTTGAAATCGGCTTGGATCCCGGGTCAGGCGCATAAAATAGGCCTTGTTTTCGGGCGGCTTGATCCAGATCGCCATTGATGACGCCAGGTTCCACAACGGCCAATAAGTCGCCTTTGCTAATCTCTTTAATCCGCTTCATTCGCGCCGTGGACAAAATGATG harbors:
- a CDS encoding NADPH-dependent F420 reductase, with amino-acid sequence MMAIQRIGILGAGKVGIVLAGLALDAGYTVRISGSGAVKKIALTIKTLVPDAIASENAEVVANSDLIILAIPLSRYKNIDADLLKGHLVIDAMNYWWETDGIREEVLDPTTTSSEQVQAYFKGAKIVKTFNHMGYHNLQEEARPKGNPKRKALFVTGDDPAAVDQVAAFVDRMGFDTVVHNRLADGIMTEPGSPLFGASLRYAELKDIIEHFDQTDFGKQIAAKVHTH
- a CDS encoding NYN domain-containing protein, translating into MREHIMIVDGYNVIGNWPELAKLKAEDHFDVARDRLLDILAEYRSHENAKMIVVFDAMYVPGIGKSYAKWDLQVVFTKEDETADSYIERLAQEMNSPLVQLVVVTSDQAEQWTVFSRGALRISSRDFLKEVQRSEREFNHDTSSYAAHLARRNSPWNNDQLFLLDKMRRHLERRPKPKE
- the cysS gene encoding cysteine--tRNA ligase, which encodes MLTLYNTMSRQKEPFKPLHPGEIRMYVCGPTVYNYIHIGNARSAIAFDTIRRYFEYRGFKVTYVSNFTDVDDKIITAAHKTGEAPLDLAQRFIDAFMEDTTALGIEPATAHPRASQMIPDIVDFVQDLIAKGYAYAVDGDVYYRARKFKHYGELSHQNVDELEEGASQHITQEELDKKEDPIDFALWKAAKPGEISWDSPWGKGRPGWHIECSVMSTQLLGDTFDIHGGGQDLEFPHHENEIAQSEAKTGKQFVRYWMHNGFVTIGEDDQKMSKSLGNFITVHDILKTVDPQVLRFFMAGTQYRMPIRYSEANLKNAANSLNRLKIARENLVYRRANAADGVDAQITAELKTLKDRFIAAMDDDVNVQNGLTVLFDLAKLLNEYANEDTVKQESVNDLLNQYDAWLQIFGVVFTDPTNLDADIDALVKARDAARAAKDFAKSDEIRDQLAAQGIILEDTPQGTRWRRK
- the rlmB gene encoding 23S rRNA (guanosine(2251)-2'-O)-methyltransferase RlmB, whose amino-acid sequence is MAKQPQAPNNEHEPDEFVFGRHAVEAALKAGTAATINKLFVQTDLKSEPIQHLVGMAQKKKILVATAPKQKLDLMSDHGNHQGVLLAMTPYAYATLDDLFKHAADKGEDPFFLLLDNLEDPHNLGSILRTADASGVHGIIIPKHRAVGLTSAVAKVSTGAIEYVPVARVTNLAQTIKILKDRGMWIFGTAMDGQDYRQWDAKGSTALVIGNEGKGISPGIAKLMDATIAIPMVGHVQSLNASVAAGILMYQAFASRHEGK
- a CDS encoding LLM class flavin-dependent oxidoreductase produces the protein MVDIEHLQFGLETFGDIVANEDGSLQTAAASIRQIVREGQLADELGIQVFGVGEHHRPDYSVSSPETVLAAISTVTKQIKLATAVTVLSSDDPVRVYERFATLDALSNGRAQVMLGRGSFTESFPLFGYDLTDYDDLFNEKLGLYDALRNEKAVTWSGKFRAALKNQEVYPKTENGKLETYIGIGGSPESVIRAVNFSYKVIIAIIGGQASRFKPYIQLYHAAAKELGKPEFPIAVHSHGFIADDEDEAIEVAFKNIKANFDRIGLTRGWAPMSREQFDGETKVGSFYVGNPETVARRMAETIDLLDLGRFDLVYGAGNQTAAQRERMIELYGTKVIPRVKEILAEKAAVK
- a CDS encoding FAD-binding oxidoreductase, whose protein sequence is MAIFTAYDHAEILTALQDAAPHAEIHTDDKVAREHSANGNAQQEIAGHILAYIAVGDVPDIQGVLKVARQYHIPVVPQGADTSTVIGADGLDGSIILSTARMKRIKEISKGDLLAVVEPGVINGDLDQAARKQGLFYAPDPGSKPISSIGGNVATNAGGMSTVKYGTTSDNVLGLKVVLADGREIKLGGRTYKHAFSYDLTHLFVGSEGTLGIITEITVKLNPIPVGTPVVGVAYFDNMTALAKGVEDLRLSGIYPVTLEALDGLTVAALDRYEGTHYAEGAEAMLIFRLDTGGEASLKIAEKILTADHAKNIQVTSDPAESAAIIKLRQDMLPAVFANGQHIMEDMAVPLSKLPEMMDYIAAVAKELNVEIYTAGHAGDGNVHPTVIWPADQVEPPKEALQAIRLMFRKALALGGTISGEHAVGMSKNQWNNEELGFAVDELQHRIKDLFDPLNILNPKRKID
- a CDS encoding Mini-ribonuclease 3 yields the protein MTFDPKQLNGIALAYLGDAVYEVYIREHLLKRGLVRPAALQRAAKDFVSAKAQAALIAGMQTADLLSAEETEVFKHGRNAKSYTHAKHTDVVTYRISTGFEALFGYLHLEGRDNRVAELAAWCIQYVEEGKTGHGKTAASTK